In the genome of Entelurus aequoreus isolate RoL-2023_Sb linkage group LG08, RoL_Eaeq_v1.1, whole genome shotgun sequence, one region contains:
- the LOC133655065 gene encoding ankyrin repeat and SOCS box protein 12-like: MLQLRTAEEEHSCEISQLRQAVLQNNDRLLDEMLCQEIYKKVINYRGGWGIAGTSLHAAVSRGHLSCLQVLLTHGALVDCVDVKAQTPLFAAVRGKYLDCVLALLRAGADPNGNSSNNCSPILTAAREGDVEILQELLKHGAEVNSRSKVLLWTSSARVSSGPLYLAAVYGHMECFKLLLLYGADPDYNCADPRLLSSIKQPKTVLEMCLRHGCDVAYIQLLIDFGANVYLPTLIIEKSTKQNEAVELLLQERGNPKALTSQCRLAVRKYLKKINKIHSIEELEMPTSVINFLQYKPPQVTVL, encoded by the exons ATGCTCCAGCTCAGGACCGCAGAAGAAGAACACAGTTGTGAGATCTCCCAGCTCCGACAAGCAGTGTTACAAAACAATGACAGACTCCTCGATGAGATGCTGTGCCAGGAAATCTACAAGAAGGTCATCAACTACAGAGGCGGCTGGGGCATCGCAGGCACGTCGCTACACGCCGCCGTGTCCAGGGGCCACCTCAGTTGTCTCCAGGTCCTGCTGACCCACGGCGCCCTGGTGGACTGTGTGGATGTCAAGGCTCAGACGCCTCTTTTCGCCGCAGTTCGTGGAAAGTACCTGGACTGTGTTTTAGCGCTCCTCAGGGCTGGCGCCGACCCGAACGGCAACTCCTCTAACAACTGCTCCCCCATCCTCACTGCCGCTCGGGAGGGCGACGTAGAGATACTACAGGAACTGCTCAAACATGGTGCTGAGGTCAACTCGCGCTCCAAAGTCCTGCTCTGGACTTCAAGCGCCAGGGTGTCGAGCGGCCCGCTCTACCTGGCCGCCGTTTACGGACACATGGAGTGCTTCAAACTGCTGCTCCTCTACGGGGCCGACCCGGATTACAACTGCGCCGACCCCAGACTGCTGAGTTCCATCAAGCAGCCCAAAACCGTGCTGGAGATGTGTCTGAGGCACGGCTGCGACGTGGCGTACATCCAACTTCTCATTGACTTCGGAGCCAACGTCTACCTCCCCACGCTCATCATCGAGAAGTCCACCAAGCAGAATGAAGCCGTGGAACTGCTGCTGCAGGAGAGAG GAAATCCAAAGGCCTTGACGTCACAGTGCAGGCTGGCTGTGCGAAAATACCTCAAAAAGATCAACAAGATCCACAGTATCGAAGAGCTGGAGATGCCAACAAGTGTCATTAACTTCTTGCAGTACAAGCCTCCGCAAGTCACGGTTCTATAA